The following proteins come from a genomic window of Micromonospora zamorensis:
- a CDS encoding carbohydrate ABC transporter permease — protein MTTATPTVAAGTQKTDGTPTTTAGRVRKRLNSRTATLVSVIIAVVWTIPTFGLLVSSLRPEDEIKTSGWWTAFTNPQFTFENYEQVLFGRSSSSGQLAGSFINSLAITIPSVLFPLAFACLAAYALAWINFRGRDWVYIAIFALQIVPLQMALVPLLRFFSTGVSLGGVTLMPAWDLVDEQKFAQVWFAHTCFALPFAVFLLHNFISQLPGDLMEAARVDGATHPKIFRTIVLPLITPALAAFGIFQFLWVWNDLLVALIFAGGGNETAPLTVRLAEMAGTRGNEWQRLTAGAFVSIVVPLIVFLSLQRFFVRGLLAGSVKG, from the coding sequence ATGACCACCGCAACGCCAACTGTCGCCGCTGGCACCCAGAAGACCGACGGCACCCCGACCACCACTGCCGGACGGGTCCGCAAGCGGCTGAACAGCCGCACCGCCACCCTCGTCTCAGTCATCATCGCGGTGGTCTGGACCATTCCGACCTTCGGCCTGCTCGTCTCCTCGCTCCGACCGGAAGACGAGATCAAGACCAGCGGCTGGTGGACGGCCTTCACCAACCCGCAGTTCACGTTCGAGAACTACGAGCAGGTCCTGTTCGGGCGGTCGTCGTCCTCCGGGCAGCTCGCCGGGTCCTTCATCAACTCCCTGGCGATCACCATCCCGTCGGTGCTCTTCCCGCTCGCCTTCGCCTGCCTGGCCGCGTACGCGCTGGCCTGGATCAACTTCCGCGGCCGGGACTGGGTCTACATCGCGATCTTCGCGTTGCAGATCGTGCCGCTGCAGATGGCCCTGGTGCCGCTGCTGAGGTTCTTCTCCACCGGGGTCAGCCTCGGCGGCGTCACCCTGATGCCGGCCTGGGACCTGGTCGACGAGCAGAAGTTCGCCCAGGTGTGGTTCGCGCACACCTGCTTCGCGCTTCCGTTCGCCGTCTTCCTGCTGCACAACTTCATCTCGCAACTGCCGGGTGACCTGATGGAGGCGGCCCGCGTCGACGGGGCCACCCACCCGAAGATCTTCCGCACCATCGTGCTGCCGCTGATCACCCCGGCACTCGCGGCGTTCGGTATCTTCCAGTTCCTCTGGGTCTGGAACGACCTGCTGGTCGCGCTGATCTTCGCCGGCGGCGGCAACGAGACAGCCCCGCTCACCGTCCGGCTCGCCGAGATGGCCGGCACCCGGGGCAACGAGTGGCAGCGCCTCACCGCCGGCGCGTTCGTCTCCATCGTCGTACCGCTCATTGTTTTCCTGTCCCTGCAGCGCTTCTTCGTGCGAGGTCTGCTCGCCGGCAGCGTCAAGGGCTGA
- a CDS encoding glycoside hydrolase family 13 protein — MNTDPTQQTPSGHPITGWWTEATIYQIYPRSFADSDGDGIGDLPGITARLDHLVELGVDAVWLSPFYPSPQADAGYDVADYRDIDPLFGTLADADKLIAEARSRSLRVIVDLVPNHTSSAHRWFQAALPAAPGSPERARYIFRDGLGPTGDQPPNDWQSVFGGPAWTRTVDPDGKPGQWYLHLFDTGQPDLNWDNPEVHAEFLDVLRFWLDRGVDGFRVDVAHGLIKQADLADWQEPQEILSGNEIDKPRPPMWDQDGVHEIYRQWRQVLDSYPGERVLVAEAWVEPAERLARYVRPDEMHQAFNFEYLLAAWTAPAQYAVITRSLEATDSVGAPTTWVLSNHDVVRHASRLGLPVGGGRPNGIGIGDPQPDAALGLRRARAATLLMLALPGSAYLYQGEELGLPEHTTLPDEARQDPTWERSGHTQRGRDGCRVPIPWEADAPSYGFGPTDASWLPQPALWAEYALDRQRDVPGSTYELYRAALRLRREHGLGRGTLEWVSSGDETLIFRNGELTVLTNFGAAPVPLPTGAEVLATSAPLNDDNAVPTDVTVWLR; from the coding sequence CTGAACACCGATCCGACGCAGCAGACCCCCTCCGGTCACCCGATCACCGGCTGGTGGACCGAGGCGACCATCTACCAGATCTATCCCCGCTCGTTCGCCGACTCGGACGGGGACGGCATCGGTGACCTACCCGGCATCACCGCCCGCCTCGACCACCTCGTCGAGCTGGGCGTGGACGCGGTGTGGCTCTCCCCGTTCTACCCGTCGCCGCAGGCCGACGCCGGCTACGACGTGGCCGACTACCGCGACATCGACCCGCTGTTCGGCACCCTCGCCGACGCGGACAAGCTGATCGCCGAGGCCCGGTCCCGCAGCCTGCGGGTGATCGTGGACCTGGTGCCGAACCACACCTCTTCCGCGCACCGCTGGTTCCAGGCCGCCCTACCCGCCGCGCCCGGCAGCCCGGAGCGGGCCAGGTACATCTTCCGGGACGGCCTCGGCCCGACCGGTGACCAGCCGCCGAACGACTGGCAGAGCGTCTTCGGCGGCCCGGCCTGGACCCGGACGGTCGACCCGGACGGCAAACCCGGCCAGTGGTACCTGCACCTGTTCGACACCGGCCAGCCGGACCTCAACTGGGACAACCCGGAGGTCCACGCGGAGTTCCTGGACGTCCTGCGGTTTTGGCTGGACCGCGGGGTGGACGGCTTCCGGGTCGACGTGGCACACGGCCTGATCAAGCAGGCCGACCTGGCCGACTGGCAGGAGCCGCAGGAGATTCTCTCCGGCAACGAGATCGACAAGCCGCGCCCGCCGATGTGGGACCAGGACGGCGTGCACGAGATCTACCGGCAGTGGCGGCAGGTCCTGGACAGCTACCCGGGCGAGCGGGTGCTCGTCGCCGAGGCGTGGGTGGAGCCGGCCGAGCGGCTGGCCCGCTACGTCCGCCCGGACGAGATGCACCAGGCGTTCAACTTCGAGTACCTGCTGGCCGCGTGGACCGCACCGGCCCAGTACGCGGTGATCACCCGCTCGTTGGAGGCGACCGACTCGGTCGGCGCGCCGACCACCTGGGTGCTGTCCAACCACGACGTGGTGCGGCACGCCTCCCGGCTCGGCCTGCCGGTGGGCGGCGGCCGGCCCAACGGCATCGGCATCGGCGACCCGCAGCCGGACGCGGCCCTCGGCCTGCGCCGGGCCCGGGCAGCCACCCTGCTGATGCTCGCCCTGCCTGGCTCGGCGTACCTCTACCAGGGCGAGGAGCTGGGGCTGCCCGAGCACACCACGCTGCCCGACGAGGCCCGGCAGGACCCGACCTGGGAGCGCAGCGGGCACACCCAGCGTGGCCGGGACGGCTGCCGGGTGCCGATTCCGTGGGAGGCCGACGCCCCGTCGTACGGTTTCGGGCCGACCGACGCGAGCTGGTTGCCGCAGCCCGCGCTCTGGGCGGAGTACGCGTTGGACCGCCAGCGCGACGTGCCCGGCTCCACGTACGAGCTGTACCGCGCGGCGCTGCGGCTGCGCCGCGAGCACGGGCTGGGTCGCGGCACCCTGGAGTGGGTGTCCTCGGGCGACGAGACGCTGATCTTCCGCAACGGTGAGCTGACCGTGCTGACCAACTTCGGTGCGGCCCCGGTGCCGCTGCCGACCGGTGCCGAGGTGCTAGCCACCAGCGCACCCCTGAACGACGACAACGCGGTCCCAACCGACGTGACGGTCTGGCTGCGCTGA
- the xylA gene encoding xylose isomerase produces MAPRPTPADKFSFGLWTVGWQARDPFGDATRPELDAVEAVHRLAELGAYGITFHDDDLIPFGADAATRDQHIARFRKALDETGLVVPMVTTNLFTHPIFKDGGFTSNDRDVRRYALRKVLRNVDLAAELGASTFVMWGGREGSEYDVAKDVRAALDRYREAVDLLTQYVIDKGYNLRFALEPKPNEPRGDILLPTIGHALGFISQLAHPEMVGLNPEVGHEQMAGLNYAHGIAQALWQGKLFHLDLNGQRGIKYDQDLVFGHGDLMNAFALVDLLENGGPNGGPTYDGPRHFDYKPSRTEDMDGVWASAAANMSTYLLLKERAAAFRADPEVVEALAASKVGELNTPTLGAGESYDEFLADRSAFEDVDVDAVAARGYAFVRLNQLAVEHLLGAR; encoded by the coding sequence ATGGCACCCCGTCCCACTCCCGCCGACAAGTTCTCCTTCGGGCTCTGGACCGTCGGATGGCAGGCCCGCGACCCGTTCGGTGACGCGACGCGCCCCGAGCTCGACGCGGTCGAGGCGGTGCACCGGCTCGCCGAGCTGGGCGCGTACGGCATCACCTTCCACGACGACGACCTGATCCCGTTCGGCGCCGACGCCGCCACCCGTGACCAGCACATCGCCCGGTTCCGCAAGGCTCTCGACGAGACCGGCCTCGTGGTTCCCATGGTCACCACCAACCTCTTCACCCACCCGATCTTCAAGGACGGCGGTTTCACCAGCAACGACCGCGACGTCCGCCGGTACGCGCTGCGCAAGGTGCTGCGCAACGTCGACCTGGCCGCCGAGCTGGGCGCGAGCACCTTCGTCATGTGGGGTGGCCGCGAGGGCTCCGAGTACGACGTCGCCAAGGACGTCCGCGCCGCGCTGGACCGCTACCGCGAGGCGGTGGACCTGCTCACCCAGTACGTCATCGACAAGGGCTACAACCTGCGGTTCGCCCTGGAGCCCAAGCCCAACGAGCCGCGCGGCGACATCCTGTTGCCGACCATCGGGCACGCGCTCGGTTTCATCTCCCAGCTGGCGCACCCGGAGATGGTCGGCCTCAACCCGGAGGTCGGTCACGAGCAGATGGCCGGGCTCAACTACGCCCACGGCATCGCCCAGGCGCTCTGGCAGGGCAAGCTGTTCCACCTGGACCTCAACGGCCAGCGTGGCATCAAGTACGACCAGGACCTGGTCTTCGGTCACGGTGACCTGATGAACGCGTTCGCCCTGGTGGACCTCCTGGAGAACGGCGGCCCGAACGGCGGGCCGACCTACGACGGCCCCCGGCACTTCGACTACAAGCCCTCCCGCACCGAGGACATGGACGGTGTCTGGGCCTCGGCCGCCGCCAACATGAGCACCTACCTGCTGCTCAAGGAGCGGGCAGCGGCGTTCCGCGCCGACCCCGAGGTCGTCGAGGCACTTGCCGCCAGCAAGGTCGGCGAGCTGAACACGCCGACGCTCGGCGCGGGCGAGAGCTACGACGAGTTCCTGGCCGACCGGTCCGCGTTCGAGGATGTCGACGTCGACGCGGTGGCCGCCCGGGGCTACGCCTTCGTCCGGCTCAACCAGCTCGCCGTCGAGCACCTGCTCGGCGCCCGCTGA
- a CDS encoding MFS transporter, with the protein MTVTSGGPGQGRAQSGPRPTGRGGGPAHRLYSVVVFVLLASLDNVAIGLVPPLYGPISDAFGVSGRLLGLVTAVSFLVSAVAAVGWAYVGDRTNRKPLLMVGTLLWAAGTGGSALAGGYLTFLAAQLVAAVGLGAVGSVGFSVVTDLISPTRRGLVMSFWGLSQGIGTLAGTLLGGLLGAADWRRPFLLLTGVGLAATLAYLFTYDVRRGQSEPELAGRLDAGAEYDYRISRADLPRILARRTNRWLILQGLTAQAAFGSLVWLPVLFAERAEAQGYSTSTAVVVGSVFATLFQLGGVLSIVGGLIGDAAQRRTPRGRALVAAVGILAALPFYLVLFFVPVTIDVPDGASGGAVVGAVLASVFTEPSVGLSLLTAIVALALTSANSPNWFALIADVNPPEHRGTVYSLGNLVNGVGRAAGNGLVGVAFQGLRAAFPPPLNFAVGLAAFQLFFIPTGVMYWLASRTSPEDIDNVHDLLHTRADRL; encoded by the coding sequence ATGACGGTGACCAGTGGCGGGCCCGGCCAGGGGCGGGCGCAGTCCGGCCCCCGCCCGACTGGCCGGGGCGGTGGCCCGGCACACCGGCTGTACAGCGTCGTGGTGTTCGTGCTGCTCGCCTCCCTGGACAACGTGGCGATCGGGCTGGTGCCGCCGCTGTACGGCCCGATCTCCGACGCGTTCGGCGTGTCGGGGCGGCTGCTCGGTCTGGTCACCGCGGTCAGCTTCCTGGTCAGCGCCGTGGCGGCGGTCGGCTGGGCGTACGTCGGCGACCGGACCAACCGCAAGCCGCTGCTCATGGTGGGCACGCTGCTCTGGGCGGCGGGCACCGGCGGCAGCGCGCTCGCCGGCGGCTACCTCACGTTCCTCGCCGCACAACTGGTCGCGGCGGTCGGCCTCGGTGCGGTCGGCTCGGTCGGCTTCTCGGTGGTCACCGACCTGATCTCACCGACCCGGCGGGGGTTGGTGATGAGCTTCTGGGGGCTGTCCCAGGGGATCGGCACCCTGGCCGGCACGCTCCTCGGCGGGCTGCTCGGGGCGGCTGACTGGCGGCGACCGTTCCTGCTCCTGACCGGCGTCGGCCTGGCGGCCACCCTCGCGTACCTGTTCACGTACGACGTCCGCCGTGGCCAGAGCGAGCCGGAACTGGCCGGCAGGCTGGACGCCGGCGCCGAGTACGACTATCGGATCAGCCGCGCCGACCTACCGCGCATCCTGGCCCGACGGACCAACCGGTGGCTGATCCTGCAGGGCCTTACCGCGCAGGCCGCCTTCGGCTCGCTGGTCTGGCTGCCGGTGCTCTTCGCCGAACGGGCCGAGGCCCAGGGATATTCGACGTCGACAGCTGTGGTGGTGGGCAGCGTCTTCGCCACACTGTTCCAGCTCGGCGGGGTGCTCTCCATTGTGGGCGGCCTGATCGGCGACGCGGCGCAGCGGCGTACGCCGAGAGGGCGGGCCCTGGTCGCCGCGGTCGGCATCCTCGCGGCGCTGCCGTTCTACCTGGTGTTGTTCTTCGTCCCGGTGACCATCGACGTGCCGGACGGCGCGAGTGGCGGCGCGGTCGTCGGCGCGGTGCTGGCCAGCGTCTTCACCGAGCCGTCGGTGGGGCTGAGCCTGCTCACCGCGATCGTCGCGCTCGCGCTGACCTCGGCCAACTCGCCGAACTGGTTCGCGCTGATCGCCGACGTCAACCCACCCGAGCACCGAGGCACGGTCTACAGCCTGGGCAACCTGGTCAACGGGGTTGGTCGCGCGGCCGGCAACGGGCTGGTCGGGGTGGCGTTCCAGGGGCTGCGAGCGGCATTCCCGCCGCCGTTGAACTTCGCCGTCGGGTTGGCGGCGTTCCAGCTCTTCTTCATCCCCACCGGTGTCATGTACTGGCTCGCCTCGCGGACCTCACCCGAGGACATCGACAACGTGCACGACCTGCTGCACACCCGCGCCGACCGCCTCTGA
- a CDS encoding carbohydrate ABC transporter permease, translating to MEFDFADQQPKLLMLMYGLVAFVVVVGGLLLLLDVVPAWFARRREAQLVAASASGAPLPRRTKPREGLFALFFLLPTLLLLTIGLVVPAIRTTVLSLMNRDSTEWVGLDNFGWMFSDDAIVRVLINTLIWVLLVPLVATGFGLIYAVLVDKARFESVAKSLIFLPMAISFVGASIIWKFVYAYRGEGDQIGLLNQIVVSLGGEPKQWLLESPLNTLLLIVIMIWIQAGFAMVVLSAAIKAIPGDIVEAARLDGVSPWQMFWRITMPSIRPALIVVMVTLTIATLKVFDIVRTSTNGNYDTSVIANEMYNQAFRYSENGRGSALAVFLFILVIPVVIYQIRNLRQQREG from the coding sequence ATGGAGTTCGACTTCGCCGATCAGCAGCCGAAGCTCCTCATGCTGATGTACGGGCTGGTCGCCTTCGTCGTGGTGGTGGGCGGTCTGCTCCTGCTGCTCGACGTGGTGCCGGCCTGGTTCGCCCGGCGACGGGAGGCACAACTCGTCGCCGCCTCGGCGAGTGGAGCTCCACTCCCCCGCCGAACCAAGCCGCGGGAGGGGCTCTTCGCGCTCTTCTTCCTGCTGCCGACGCTGCTGCTGCTCACCATCGGCCTGGTCGTGCCAGCCATCCGCACCACGGTGCTCTCCTTGATGAACAGGGACAGCACCGAGTGGGTGGGGTTGGACAACTTCGGCTGGATGTTCTCCGACGACGCGATCGTCCGGGTCCTGATCAACACCCTGATCTGGGTGCTCCTGGTCCCCCTGGTGGCGACCGGGTTCGGCCTCATCTACGCCGTACTCGTGGACAAGGCCCGGTTCGAGTCCGTGGCCAAGTCACTGATCTTCCTGCCGATGGCCATCTCCTTCGTGGGCGCCAGCATCATCTGGAAGTTCGTCTACGCCTACCGTGGTGAGGGCGACCAGATCGGCCTGCTCAACCAGATCGTGGTCAGCCTCGGCGGCGAGCCCAAGCAGTGGCTGCTCGAATCGCCCCTGAACACGCTGCTGCTGATCGTCATCATGATCTGGATCCAGGCCGGTTTCGCCATGGTGGTGCTCTCCGCCGCGATCAAGGCGATCCCCGGCGACATCGTGGAGGCCGCCCGGCTCGACGGGGTCAGCCCGTGGCAGATGTTCTGGCGGATCACCATGCCGAGCATCCGACCGGCGCTGATCGTCGTGATGGTGACCCTCACGATCGCCACGCTCAAGGTCTTCGACATCGTCCGGACCTCGACGAACGGCAACTACGACACCAGCGTGATCGCCAACGAGATGTACAACCAGGCGTTCCGGTACAGCGAGAACGGGCGGGGTTCCGCGCTCGCGGTCTTCCTCTTCATCCTGGTCATCCCGGTCGTGATCTACCAGATCCGTAACCTCCGTCAACAGCGGGAGGGCTGA
- a CDS encoding ABC transporter substrate-binding protein, with amino-acid sequence MAVFTRPRQAFVIAGVLGLALSATACGTGDDKKSNNAGSAECAAYDKYEGHDGKKVSIYASIRDAEADLLERSWSDFTKCTGIEIDYEGSGEFEAQLPVRVDGGNAPDIAFVPQPGLVKRFADAGKLKSLSADTKALAEQNMPADWLKYGTVNGTLYGVPLGANVKSFVWYSPKTFKEKGWEVPTTWDQLIALSDKIAASGMKPWCAGVESGDATGWPATDWIEDVILRTQGPEVYDQWTTHGIPFNDPKIVDAVDRAGTILKNDKYMNGGFGGVKSITTTSFQEAGVPVTNGKCAMHRQASFYANQFPEGTKVAADGDAFAFYFPAIDPAKGKPVLGAGEFVVGYADRPEVQAVQTYLASAEYVNSRAKLGNWVTANNKLDIANVASPIDKLSVQILQDKSGTFRFDGSDLMPAAVGAGTFWKGMVEWLNGKATAPVLQGIESSWPK; translated from the coding sequence ATGGCGGTCTTTACCAGACCACGCCAGGCCTTCGTGATCGCCGGCGTACTCGGGCTGGCGCTCAGCGCCACCGCCTGCGGTACCGGCGACGACAAGAAGAGCAACAACGCGGGCTCCGCGGAGTGCGCCGCATACGACAAGTACGAGGGCCACGACGGCAAGAAGGTCTCGATCTACGCGTCCATCCGTGACGCCGAGGCGGACCTGCTCGAGCGCTCCTGGTCGGACTTCACCAAGTGCACCGGCATCGAGATCGACTACGAGGGCAGCGGCGAGTTCGAGGCGCAGCTCCCGGTCCGGGTCGACGGCGGCAACGCCCCCGACATCGCCTTCGTGCCGCAGCCCGGCCTCGTGAAGCGTTTCGCGGACGCCGGCAAGCTGAAGTCCCTGAGCGCTGACACCAAGGCCCTCGCCGAGCAGAACATGCCGGCCGACTGGCTGAAGTACGGCACCGTCAACGGGACGCTCTACGGCGTGCCGCTCGGCGCCAACGTGAAGTCCTTCGTGTGGTACTCGCCGAAGACGTTCAAGGAGAAGGGCTGGGAGGTTCCGACCACCTGGGACCAGCTCATCGCCCTGAGCGACAAGATCGCCGCCAGTGGCATGAAGCCGTGGTGCGCGGGCGTCGAGTCCGGTGACGCCACCGGCTGGCCGGCCACCGACTGGATCGAAGACGTGATCCTGCGGACCCAGGGCCCCGAGGTCTACGACCAGTGGACCACCCACGGGATCCCGTTCAACGACCCGAAGATCGTCGACGCGGTCGACCGCGCCGGCACCATCCTCAAGAACGACAAGTACATGAACGGCGGCTTCGGCGGCGTCAAGAGCATCACCACCACCTCCTTCCAGGAGGCGGGCGTGCCGGTCACCAACGGCAAGTGCGCGATGCACCGGCAGGCGTCGTTCTACGCCAACCAGTTCCCCGAGGGCACCAAGGTGGCTGCGGACGGCGACGCGTTCGCCTTCTACTTCCCGGCCATCGACCCCGCCAAGGGCAAGCCGGTGCTGGGCGCGGGCGAGTTCGTCGTCGGCTACGCCGACCGTCCCGAGGTCCAGGCGGTGCAGACCTACCTGGCTTCGGCCGAGTACGTCAACAGCCGCGCGAAGCTCGGCAACTGGGTCACGGCGAACAACAAGCTGGACATCGCCAACGTGGCCAGCCCGATCGACAAGCTCTCCGTCCAGATCCTCCAGGACAAGAGCGGCACCTTCCGCTTCGACGGTTCCGACCTGATGCCGGCAGCCGTCGGCGCGGGAACGTTCTGGAAGGGCATGGTCGAGTGGCTGAACGGCAAGGCGACCGCCCCGGTGCTCCAGGGCATCGAGAGCAGCTGGCCTAAGTGA
- the xylB gene encoding xylulokinase, translating to MPLVAGVDSSTQSCKVVIRDAETGALLRQGRAPHPDGTEVDPEAWWQALRSACHQAGGLADVAAISVAGQQHGMVCLDEDGRVVRPALLWNDTRSADAAADLVEEAGGGAAGRRFWAEATGSVPVASFTLTKLRWLATHEPERAAQVAAVCLPHDWLTWRLAGAPGLDALRTDRGDASGTSYWSPATGQYRLDLLERGFGRRLVLPEVLGPAESAGKLSDVLGGPGGALLGAGTGDNAAAALGVGAGPGDVIVSIGTSGTVFSVADVPAADESGAVAGFADASGRFLPLVATLNAARVLDAAAAMLGASLDELAELALSAPAGADGLVMVPYLEGERTPNRPLATGAVHGLTLRTSTPAHLARAAVEGMLCALADGLDALTAQGATARRVILVGGGARSAAVRRIAPQVFGCPVVVPPAGEYVADGAARQAAWVALGGPTPPVWAVEGTEEYAAEPVPAVREQYAAARGLVLDRR from the coding sequence ATGCCGTTGGTCGCAGGCGTCGACTCGTCCACCCAGTCCTGCAAGGTGGTCATCCGGGACGCGGAGACCGGTGCCCTGCTCCGGCAGGGCCGGGCGCCGCACCCGGATGGCACCGAGGTCGACCCGGAAGCCTGGTGGCAGGCACTGCGTAGTGCCTGCCACCAGGCCGGTGGGCTGGCCGACGTGGCCGCGATCTCGGTCGCCGGCCAGCAGCACGGCATGGTGTGCCTCGACGAGGACGGCCGGGTGGTCCGCCCGGCGCTGCTGTGGAACGACACCCGATCCGCCGACGCCGCCGCCGACCTCGTCGAGGAGGCCGGCGGCGGCGCGGCCGGGCGTCGGTTCTGGGCCGAGGCCACCGGAAGCGTGCCGGTGGCCAGCTTCACCCTCACCAAGCTGCGCTGGCTGGCCACACACGAGCCGGAGCGGGCAGCCCAGGTGGCGGCCGTCTGCCTGCCGCACGACTGGCTGACCTGGCGGCTGGCCGGCGCACCGGGGCTGGACGCGCTGCGTACCGACCGGGGTGACGCCAGCGGCACCAGCTACTGGTCGCCGGCCACCGGGCAATACCGACTGGACCTGCTGGAGCGGGGCTTCGGCCGGCGGTTGGTGCTGCCCGAGGTGCTCGGTCCGGCGGAGTCGGCGGGAAAGCTGTCCGACGTGCTGGGTGGGCCGGGCGGCGCGCTGCTCGGCGCGGGCACCGGGGACAACGCAGCCGCCGCGCTCGGCGTCGGCGCCGGGCCCGGTGACGTGATCGTCTCGATCGGCACCTCCGGCACCGTGTTCAGCGTCGCCGACGTGCCGGCCGCCGACGAGAGCGGTGCGGTGGCGGGCTTCGCCGACGCGTCCGGTCGCTTCCTGCCGCTGGTCGCCACGCTCAACGCGGCCCGGGTGCTGGATGCCGCCGCCGCGATGCTCGGGGCCAGCCTGGACGAGCTGGCCGAGCTGGCGCTCTCCGCGCCAGCCGGCGCGGACGGGCTGGTCATGGTGCCCTACCTGGAGGGTGAGCGAACGCCGAACCGTCCGCTCGCCACCGGCGCTGTGCACGGCCTGACCCTGCGCACGTCGACCCCCGCGCACCTGGCCCGGGCCGCCGTGGAGGGCATGCTCTGCGCCCTCGCCGACGGCCTGGACGCGCTGACCGCGCAGGGTGCCACCGCCCGCCGGGTCATCCTGGTCGGCGGCGGAGCCAGGTCGGCCGCGGTCCGCCGGATCGCGCCGCAGGTCTTCGGCTGCCCGGTCGTCGTCCCGCCCGCCGGGGAGTACGTCGCCGACGGCGCCGCCCGGCAGGCCGCCTGGGTCGCCCTGGGCGGTCCCACGCCGCCGGTCTGGGCGGTCGAGGGCACCGAGGAGTACGCCGCCGAGCCCGTCCCCGCGGTGCGTGAGCAGTACGCCGCGGCTCGCGGACTGGTTCTCGACCGGCGCTGA
- a CDS encoding LacI family DNA-binding transcriptional regulator, with product MTRIDDVARLAGVSTATVSRALRGLPTVSAATRRRVLAAAEQLDYEVSPSASRLAGGRTGTVAVVVPRITRWFFSTIVEAVEEYLHESGYDLLLYNLGGREQVRQRVLRTANLHKRVDAIMLVATPLRPADMTALAALELPGVTISSGSRVPNWPCVRIDDVAAARAATRHLLDLGHHRIAHISGDPDDELAFTTHLDRRRGYQAALRAAGLRLDPTLDVESTFTIDGGTRATEELLARGEPPTAIVAACDEMAMGAMTALRDAGLRVPQDVSVIGIDDHDLAGVLGLSTIAQPAAEQGRLAARMLLDPLEARPPGPLVGHQGTDGATPVILPTRLVVRDSTAPPRAN from the coding sequence GTGACGAGGATTGATGATGTGGCCCGGCTGGCCGGAGTGTCCACGGCCACCGTCTCGCGGGCCCTGCGCGGGTTGCCGACGGTCTCGGCCGCCACCCGACGCCGGGTGCTCGCCGCCGCCGAGCAGCTCGACTACGAGGTCTCACCGAGCGCGTCCCGGCTGGCCGGGGGCCGGACCGGCACGGTCGCGGTGGTGGTCCCCCGAATCACCCGCTGGTTCTTCAGCACCATCGTCGAGGCGGTCGAGGAATACCTCCACGAGTCCGGCTACGATCTGCTGCTCTACAACCTGGGCGGCCGGGAGCAGGTCCGCCAGCGGGTCCTGCGTACGGCCAACCTGCACAAGCGGGTCGACGCCATCATGCTGGTCGCCACGCCACTGCGGCCGGCCGATATGACCGCGCTGGCCGCCCTGGAACTCCCCGGGGTGACCATCAGCTCGGGAAGCAGGGTGCCCAACTGGCCCTGCGTCCGCATCGACGACGTGGCCGCCGCCCGGGCCGCCACCCGGCACCTGCTCGACCTCGGGCACCACCGCATCGCGCACATCTCCGGTGACCCGGACGACGAGCTGGCCTTCACCACCCACCTCGACCGCCGCCGGGGCTACCAGGCGGCACTGCGCGCCGCCGGTCTGCGGCTCGACCCGACCCTGGACGTCGAATCCACGTTCACCATCGACGGCGGCACCCGGGCCACCGAGGAGCTGCTGGCCCGCGGCGAGCCGCCGACCGCGATCGTCGCCGCCTGCGACGAGATGGCGATGGGCGCGATGACCGCGCTGCGCGACGCCGGACTGCGGGTGCCGCAGGACGTCAGCGTCATCGGCATCGACGACCACGACCTGGCCGGCGTGCTCGGGCTCAGCACCATCGCCCAACCCGCCGCCGAGCAGGGCAGACTGGCCGCACGGATGTTGCTCGACCCGCTCGAAGCCCGACCTCCGGGCCCCCTCGTGGGTCACCAGGGCACCGACGGCGCCACGCCGGTGATCCTGCCCACTCGGCTGGTGGTCCGGGACTCGACCGCACCACCCCGGGCAAACTGA